The following are encoded in a window of Ruminiclostridium herbifermentans genomic DNA:
- the tnpC gene encoding IS66 family transposase, giving the protein MKNDEKITISKSEYISMKEQIAELSKKVDWFMEQVRLAKHHQFGASSEKSQYDQINLFNEAEATADEAKAEPELVEIERHYRKKAKENADRLPPDLPVEVVEHTLPKDKQKCPECGEALHIMGKDVRRELKLIPAKAVIVEHVRYTYACRDCEKNACGVPILKAPVDNPVIKGSFASPEAVAQIMTQKFVMGAPLYRQEQDFRRNGIYLSRQTMSNWLLKCSEDWLEPVYNALREILCTREVLHADETTLQVLHEPEKTAQNKSYMWMYRTSGEEQHPIVLYEYQPDRRAKHPAEFLKGFRGYLHADGYKGYHNLPEGITVVGCWAHARRKWDEALKVLPTKDRENSAALQGKRYCDGLFDIECSLQKLNSNERFQKRQELAKPLIDEFFAWLKSLNPAPKTSLGQAVHYMIKQRRYLERYLLDGRLEISNNRAERSIKPFVIDRKNFLFANTPRGAKASAVIFSIIETAKENGLNPYAYLVYIFKNAPNWDIHNNINALELLLPSNVPESCNSAAR; this is encoded by the coding sequence ATGAAAAACGATGAAAAAATTACAATTTCAAAATCTGAATACATATCAATGAAAGAACAAATTGCAGAGCTTTCAAAGAAAGTAGACTGGTTTATGGAACAGGTGCGCCTTGCAAAACATCATCAATTTGGTGCTTCCAGTGAAAAAAGCCAATACGACCAAATCAACCTATTTAATGAAGCTGAAGCAACTGCAGATGAAGCAAAGGCAGAGCCAGAGCTTGTAGAAATAGAACGCCATTACCGCAAAAAAGCAAAAGAAAATGCCGATAGACTTCCACCGGATTTGCCTGTGGAAGTGGTTGAGCATACTCTTCCGAAGGATAAACAAAAATGTCCAGAATGTGGCGAGGCTCTACATATTATGGGTAAGGATGTCCGACGTGAATTAAAGCTGATACCTGCAAAAGCAGTTATTGTAGAACATGTTAGGTATACATATGCTTGCCGAGATTGTGAAAAAAATGCTTGTGGGGTTCCAATCCTTAAAGCACCTGTAGACAATCCCGTTATTAAGGGCAGTTTTGCATCACCAGAAGCTGTAGCACAAATAATGACACAAAAGTTTGTTATGGGAGCACCTCTGTACCGACAAGAGCAGGATTTTCGTAGAAATGGAATATATTTATCACGGCAAACCATGTCAAACTGGCTGCTCAAATGTTCCGAGGATTGGCTGGAGCCAGTATATAACGCATTACGAGAAATACTCTGTACACGCGAAGTACTTCACGCTGATGAGACTACGCTTCAAGTACTACACGAACCTGAAAAGACAGCTCAAAACAAGAGTTATATGTGGATGTATAGGACAAGTGGTGAAGAACAGCATCCTATTGTGTTATATGAATACCAACCAGATAGACGAGCCAAGCATCCTGCAGAATTCCTCAAAGGTTTCCGCGGATATCTTCATGCCGATGGATACAAAGGATATCACAATTTGCCTGAGGGAATTACAGTTGTGGGATGTTGGGCACACGCAAGACGCAAATGGGACGAAGCACTCAAAGTCCTTCCAACAAAAGATAGGGAAAACTCTGCAGCCCTCCAAGGTAAGAGGTACTGCGATGGACTGTTTGATATTGAGTGCAGTTTACAAAAATTAAACTCGAATGAGCGCTTTCAAAAACGTCAGGAACTGGCAAAGCCTTTGATTGACGAATTTTTTGCGTGGCTAAAATCTTTAAATCCTGCACCCAAAACCAGTTTGGGACAGGCAGTTCATTATATGATTAAACAACGTAGATATCTGGAGCGTTATCTTCTTGACGGCAGACTAGAAATTAGCAACAACCGTGCTGAGCGTTCCATCAAGCCGTTTGTGATAGACAGAAAAAACTTCCTTTTTGCAAATACACCTCGTGGGGCCAAGGCAAGTGCTGTAATTTTCAGTATCATAGAGACCGCAAAAGAGAACGGCTTAAATCCTTATGCTTATCTTGTGTATATTTTCAAAAATGCTCCCAATTGGGATATTCACAATAATATTAATGCACTTGAACTTTTACTTCCATCTAACGTGCCAGAATCATGTAATAGTGCTGCTCGATAG
- the tnpB gene encoding IS66 family insertion sequence element accessory protein TnpB (TnpB, as the term is used for proteins encoded by IS66 family insertion elements, is considered an accessory protein, since TnpC, encoded by a neighboring gene, is a DDE family transposase.): MLNTRDKRIYLACGYTDMRKSINGLAAIVEGSFRLDPFGRALFVFCNRNRDRLKILEWDGDGFWLHFKRLEKGHFKWPLAGDEQTMMLTSEEMEYLLGSPRLTQKLKRQEIRANTAI; this comes from the coding sequence ATGTTAAATACAAGAGACAAACGAATATATCTTGCCTGTGGATATACAGATATGCGTAAGTCAATAAACGGACTAGCGGCAATAGTCGAAGGTAGTTTTAGACTTGATCCGTTTGGTAGGGCGCTATTTGTATTTTGTAATCGTAATCGAGATAGATTAAAAATTTTAGAATGGGATGGGGATGGCTTTTGGCTGCACTTTAAGCGATTGGAAAAAGGGCATTTCAAATGGCCATTAGCAGGAGATGAGCAAACTATGATGCTTACATCTGAAGAAATGGAATACTTGTTAGGAAGTCCACGTCTCACACAAAAGTTAAAGCGACAGGAAATAAGAGCAAACACCGCTATATAA
- the tnpA gene encoding IS66 family insertion sequence element accessory protein TnpA: protein MGSVKRTNEEWIKLYEQQRMSGQTLKAWCAENNINLSTMSDKISRLKKAGLLSEQNSRRNRKTKVETKWAEVTSLATDTEIQVEINGFTVIVPVDFNEAAFIRVCKVLKLC from the coding sequence ATGGGCTCAGTTAAACGAACTAATGAGGAATGGATTAAATTATATGAACAGCAACGCATGAGTGGTCAAACACTGAAAGCGTGGTGTGCAGAGAATAATATTAATCTTTCTACAATGTCAGATAAGATTAGTAGGTTAAAGAAAGCTGGTCTTCTTTCTGAGCAAAATTCTCGTCGGAATAGAAAAACAAAGGTTGAAACTAAATGGGCAGAAGTGACATCCTTAGCAACAGATACTGAAATACAAGTAGAAATTAACGGCTTTACAGTTATTGTACCTGTAGACTTTAATGAAGCGGCATTTATACGTGTCTGCAAGGTGTTGAAACTATGTTAA
- a CDS encoding substrate-binding domain-containing protein codes for MKTRINIKKIILVFLGLLTLIIFSACNKTDSKSADNPDVEENKIQIGMCFDSFIIERWILDRDVFVSAAKALGAEVNVQNANGDVDKQKEQIKYFIKKKIDALVIIPIDSEAISKVVLEAKNAGIKVISYDRLIKNANADLYISFDNEKVGRMMAEAMVASGLPNKSVLMICGSPKDNNVSLIKQGFFDVMNRNNIYIIDIAYANDWKAELAASYIYDNVDKVKKADAIMFGNDDLATQGVRALSEKRLIDKVKVVGQDADLAACQRIVEGTQLMTVYKPVDKLAKQAAEYAVKLVQGKKLENAQTINDGNYDVQYIALEPIAVNKDNMDEVIIDSGFHLREDVYLNVLK; via the coding sequence ATGAAAACAAGAATAAATATAAAAAAAATAATTCTGGTTTTTTTAGGATTATTGACTTTGATAATTTTTTCTGCATGCAATAAAACTGATAGTAAAAGTGCAGATAATCCAGACGTTGAAGAAAATAAGATTCAAATTGGAATGTGTTTTGATTCATTTATTATTGAGCGATGGATACTTGACAGAGATGTTTTTGTTTCAGCAGCTAAAGCATTAGGTGCTGAAGTCAATGTACAAAATGCAAATGGTGATGTAGACAAGCAAAAGGAACAAATTAAATACTTTATTAAAAAGAAAATAGATGCATTGGTTATTATTCCTATTGATTCGGAAGCAATTTCAAAGGTAGTATTAGAGGCAAAAAATGCTGGTATAAAAGTAATTTCTTATGACCGATTAATAAAAAATGCAAACGCTGATTTATACATTTCCTTTGATAATGAAAAAGTAGGCAGGATGATGGCTGAAGCAATGGTTGCATCAGGTCTTCCTAATAAAAGTGTTCTTATGATTTGTGGTTCACCGAAGGATAATAATGTTTCCCTTATCAAGCAAGGATTCTTTGATGTAATGAACAGAAACAATATTTATATTATTGATATAGCATATGCGAATGATTGGAAGGCAGAGTTGGCAGCTTCTTATATTTATGATAATGTTGATAAGGTAAAAAAAGCTGATGCAATAATGTTTGGAAATGATGATTTGGCTACACAAGGAGTTAGAGCATTGTCTGAAAAAAGGCTGATTGATAAGGTTAAAGTAGTGGGGCAGGATGCAGATTTAGCTGCTTGTCAGCGTATTGTTGAAGGTACACAATTGATGACCGTATATAAGCCAGTAGATAAGCTTGCTAAGCAGGCAGCAGAATATGCTGTTAAACTTGTTCAAGGTAAAAAACTAGAAAATGCTCAAACCATTAATGATGGAAACTATGATGTTCAGTATATAGCCCTTGAACCAATTGCAGTAAATAAGGATAATATGGATGAGGTTATTATTGACAGCGGTTTTCATCTGAGGGAGGATGTATATCTGAATGTATTAAAGTAA
- a CDS encoding response regulator transcription factor, with translation MYKIMLADDEGIVIDSLRFIIEKEFGNQCIIESAQTGRSVIELAENFRPDIAFMDIQMPGINGIEAIKEIKELYSNTIFIILSAYDKFDYAQDAINLGVLEYLNKPVARTKIIQVIKKAMDIIEKEREKRSKDLLIREKLETVIPIIENGFINNILFNEYFKKDVENYKKLLEIKEKYGYFIVLISGEEQEGNHMTNAVGASVHLQNNYNIVREIVKGSMHSIVGSAMANKIPVFVPTNHMEMDYNDRIELINKAREMVRVLRKRLNVNFRIGIGSVHSINEAMESYNEALNTLIHTTTMIAHVDDMAISCAYEENYPIENEKSLFESIEAGDINGAVIAANSFFDWMAANYAEYIMDVKLKVLEFVLWGEHIVYESGGMTYEFLSRHEYLPSLLKNNEMEEIRNWFIEKIRVSCLNMVSKKSERSTNVIEKAKAFINCNYNKQISLDDVSREVDISPYYFSKIFKEETGVNFIDYLTNIRIDRAKELLANTDYSMKEICSKVGYSDPNYFSRSFKKNVGVTPTDYKERKKG, from the coding sequence ATGTATAAAATAATGCTGGCTGATGATGAAGGAATAGTTATTGACTCATTACGCTTTATTATCGAAAAGGAATTTGGCAATCAATGTATTATTGAATCAGCTCAAACAGGACGCAGTGTTATAGAATTAGCAGAAAATTTCAGACCTGATATTGCTTTTATGGATATTCAAATGCCTGGGATTAATGGAATTGAAGCTATAAAAGAAATAAAGGAACTCTATTCAAATACTATTTTTATAATTTTGTCAGCATATGATAAATTTGATTATGCACAGGATGCCATTAATTTGGGAGTGCTAGAGTATTTAAATAAGCCTGTTGCAAGAACCAAGATAATTCAAGTTATTAAAAAAGCTATGGATATCATTGAAAAAGAAAGGGAAAAAAGAAGCAAAGATTTACTAATTCGTGAGAAGTTAGAAACCGTTATACCTATAATAGAAAATGGTTTCATTAATAATATACTGTTTAATGAATATTTCAAAAAAGATGTTGAGAATTATAAAAAGCTTCTTGAAATAAAAGAAAAATATGGCTATTTTATTGTACTTATAAGCGGAGAAGAGCAAGAAGGCAACCATATGACAAATGCTGTAGGAGCAAGTGTTCACCTACAGAATAATTATAATATAGTTCGTGAAATTGTTAAAGGCAGCATGCATTCCATTGTGGGTTCAGCTATGGCAAATAAAATTCCTGTTTTTGTTCCAACCAATCATATGGAAATGGATTATAATGATAGAATTGAACTTATTAATAAGGCAAGAGAAATGGTTCGTGTGCTAAGAAAGAGACTAAATGTTAATTTTCGCATAGGCATAGGATCAGTTCATAGTATTAATGAGGCAATGGAGTCTTACAATGAGGCCCTAAATACATTAATCCATACCACTACGATGATTGCACATGTTGACGATATGGCAATTTCATGTGCTTATGAAGAAAATTACCCCATTGAAAATGAAAAATCCCTTTTCGAGAGTATAGAGGCAGGAGATATAAATGGAGCTGTTATAGCTGCTAACAGTTTCTTTGACTGGATGGCAGCTAATTATGCAGAGTATATTATGGATGTTAAATTAAAAGTACTGGAGTTTGTTTTGTGGGGTGAACATATCGTTTATGAAAGCGGCGGTATGACCTATGAATTTTTGTCCAGACATGAATATCTTCCATCGCTTTTAAAAAATAATGAAATGGAAGAAATCCGTAATTGGTTTATTGAAAAAATAAGAGTATCTTGTTTAAATATGGTAAGCAAAAAGAGCGAGCGTTCAACTAACGTAATTGAAAAAGCAAAAGCATTTATCAATTGTAATTATAATAAACAAATATCTCTTGATGACGTTTCTAGAGAGGTTGATATAAGTCCATATTATTTTAGTAAAATTTTTAAAGAAGAAACAGGAGTAAATTTTATTGACTATTTAACAAACATTCGAATTGATAGGGCAAAGGAACTTTTAGCAAACACTGATTATAGTATGAAGGAAATTTGCAGCAAAGTGGGTTATTCAGACCCCAATTACTTTAGTCGCTCTTTTAAGAAAAATGTAGGGGTAACCCCAACGGATTATAAAGAAAGAAAGAAGGGTTGA
- a CDS encoding sensor histidine kinase: MRRLMIRIKNRIQNSTIQGKLITVFITTSLIILTVNMFMYFNVNTMVNQLEQVYYGNIRLNELVDTLEDMHVSLTDYLNTKTSDSINDYYRYEQDYTNLIGNTSSEITNNSMKIMERNIRTMSEEYLKLANQAIEAKRGRNVEKYKVRYESASKLYNYINIYIYSLNNEQFKNNSFNYKVLAESLQYIETTNIIIMIVVTLFSVILIIMVTRTITNPLKVLASTANQVAKGNFDIELLKVYSNDEVGVVSTAFNKMVLSIQIYIEKLKDGMNKERKMEEKQLLMQNHLKDAQLKYLQAQINPHFLFNTLNAGAQLAMMEGADKTYEYVQHVADFFRYNVRKNNDIVTLEEELELIDNYIYILNVRFSGKIHYKKNIENEYLKAHVPSMILQPIVENSINYGIRNIDWQGLIELSVYGKDNNVCISIKDNGVGMSQELIDKIINSKLRTDDLSANSNGVGLDNVIGRLRLLYDKKDVLKIISEGENKGTEVLIVIPCDKVYQV, translated from the coding sequence ATGAGACGATTAATGATTAGAATAAAAAACAGAATTCAGAATAGTACTATTCAAGGTAAATTAATTACGGTGTTCATTACAACATCGCTGATTATATTAACTGTGAATATGTTTATGTATTTTAATGTGAATACAATGGTCAATCAGCTAGAACAAGTATACTATGGGAATATAAGATTAAATGAACTAGTTGATACACTTGAAGATATGCATGTAAGTCTTACTGATTATCTGAACACAAAAACTTCTGATTCCATAAATGACTATTACAGATATGAGCAGGATTATACCAATCTAATAGGTAATACAAGTTCTGAAATAACTAATAATTCTATGAAAATAATGGAACGTAATATTAGAACAATGTCTGAAGAATACTTAAAGCTAGCAAATCAGGCTATTGAAGCAAAACGAGGACGAAATGTAGAAAAATATAAGGTGCGCTATGAAAGTGCTTCAAAATTATATAATTATATAAATATATATATATATAGTCTGAATAATGAGCAATTCAAGAATAACTCTTTTAATTATAAGGTTCTTGCAGAATCTCTTCAGTATATAGAGACAACAAATATTATTATTATGATAGTTGTTACATTATTTAGTGTTATTTTGATTATTATGGTGACTAGAACTATAACAAATCCGTTAAAGGTTTTGGCTAGTACAGCTAATCAGGTGGCTAAAGGAAACTTTGACATTGAATTATTAAAGGTATATTCAAATGATGAAGTAGGTGTTGTTAGTACAGCTTTTAATAAAATGGTATTAAGTATACAAATTTATATTGAAAAGCTTAAAGATGGTATGAACAAAGAGAGAAAAATGGAGGAAAAACAATTACTTATGCAAAACCATCTTAAGGATGCACAGCTTAAATACCTGCAAGCTCAGATTAATCCACATTTTCTATTTAATACGTTAAACGCAGGAGCCCAACTTGCAATGATGGAGGGAGCTGACAAAACCTATGAATATGTCCAGCATGTGGCTGATTTCTTTAGGTATAATGTTAGAAAAAATAATGATATAGTAACCCTTGAGGAAGAACTTGAGTTGATAGATAATTATATATATATTCTAAATGTACGTTTTTCAGGTAAAATTCATTATAAGAAAAATATTGAGAATGAGTATCTCAAAGCCCATGTGCCAAGTATGATTTTGCAGCCTATTGTAGAAAATAGTATAAATTATGGAATCAGAAATATCGATTGGCAAGGCTTAATTGAGTTATCTGTATATGGCAAGGACAATAATGTTTGTATAAGTATAAAAGATAATGGTGTGGGTATGTCTCAGGAACTGATTGATAAGATTATAAACAGCAAACTAAGAACAGATGATTTGTCTGCAAATTCCAATGGTGTTGGGCTGGATAATGTTATAGGACGTCTTAGGCTGCTTTATGATAAAAAGGATGTTTTAAAGATAATCAGTGAAGGAGAAAACAAGGGTACAGAGGTTTTGATAGTTATACCTTGCGACAAGGTGTATCAAGTGTAG
- a CDS encoding substrate-binding domain-containing protein, whose translation MNRRNIYKERFSNSKDNSKTILIISLCFVSCMLLLTVGCLVYLNKLTENNKIELIGENYDTFDNYYVLISNNRKSYFWKSVFEGAKDALDKNSYIEMLGNNLSMEYSTADLMRIAINSKVDGIILEANESAEMTELINEANDANIPVITAVSDNNISTRKSFIGVNSYNLGLAYGQQVCNIQKKLYGGKSKSSKTTVLVLMNKNSDNNMQNIVFSGIKDSIKNSEYQENIELETVAISNNAPFAAEESIRDIFIKEENIPDIIICMDEINTTCVYQGVVDYNKVGKTNIIGYHDTNTILTAIDRNVIYSTITVDTEQIGMNCVKALEEYKKTGHVNAYFDVNISVITADNVKDYLGDTDETIND comes from the coding sequence ATGAACAGAAGAAATATTTATAAAGAACGTTTTTCGAACTCTAAAGATAACAGCAAAACTATTTTAATTATATCATTGTGCTTTGTTAGCTGCATGCTCTTATTAACTGTGGGATGTTTAGTATATTTGAATAAGCTTACAGAAAATAATAAGATAGAACTTATAGGAGAGAATTACGATACATTTGACAACTATTATGTGCTTATATCTAATAATAGAAAGTCATATTTTTGGAAAAGCGTGTTTGAAGGAGCGAAGGATGCTTTAGATAAAAATAGCTATATAGAAATGCTGGGGAATAATTTAAGTATGGAATACTCCACTGCAGACCTTATGAGAATAGCTATTAATTCTAAAGTTGATGGAATTATTTTGGAGGCCAATGAAAGTGCAGAAATGACAGAATTAATCAATGAAGCAAATGATGCTAATATTCCTGTCATTACAGCAGTAAGCGATAATAATATCAGTACAAGAAAAAGCTTTATAGGAGTTAACAGTTATAACCTTGGCTTAGCATATGGTCAACAGGTTTGTAACATCCAAAAAAAACTTTATGGCGGCAAAAGCAAGTCTTCAAAAACTACTGTTTTGGTATTAATGAATAAAAATTCAGATAACAATATGCAAAATATTGTTTTTTCAGGTATAAAGGATAGTATTAAGAATAGTGAATATCAAGAAAACATAGAATTAGAAACTGTTGCTATTAGTAATAATGCACCTTTTGCTGCAGAAGAATCTATTAGAGACATTTTCATAAAAGAAGAAAATATTCCTGATATAATAATATGTATGGATGAAATAAATACAACCTGTGTTTATCAGGGAGTAGTAGATTACAACAAGGTTGGTAAAACCAATATAATTGGGTATCATGATACAAATACCATTTTAACGGCTATTGATCGTAATGTAATTTATTCTACCATTACTGTAGATACCGAGCAAATTGGTATGAACTGTGTTAAGGCATTAGAAGAGTATAAAAAAACAGGACATGTTAATGCATATTTTGATGTGAACATTTCAGTAATTACTGCCGATAATGTAAAAGATTACTTGGGAGACACTGATGAGACGATTAATGATTAG
- the lepA gene encoding translation elongation factor 4, which translates to MPSERQKYIRNFCIVAHIDHGKSTLADRLIEKTGVLTSREMQEQVLDNMDLERERGITIKAQAVRMVYKASDGHEYIYNLIDTPGHVDFNYEVSRSLAACEGAILVVDAAQGIEAQTLANVYLAIDHNLEVMPVINKIDLPSAQPEEVKREIEDVIGIDASEAPLISAKNGINIDEVLEKIVTMIPCPDGDEDAPLRALIFDSFYDSYKGVIVYMRVKEGTVKTGDTIRMMNTKKEFVITELGYMKPRGLTPANELKAGDVGYLAASIKNVRDTQVGDTITLVSNPAKEPLEGYKKVNSMVFCGIYPADGSKYGDLRDALEKLQLNDAALTFEPETSVALGFGFRCGFLGLLHMEIIQERLEREFNFDLVTTAPSVIYRVTTKKGEVIMIDNPTNLPQVTEIEMMEEPIVKATIMVPTEFIGNIMELCQDRRGIYKDMSYLDETRTVLTYDMPLNEIIFDFFDALKSRTRGYASFDYELLGYRESDLVKLDIMLNGEIVDALSFIVHREKSASRGRRMAEKLKESIPRQMFEIPIQACIGGKIIARETVKAFRKDVLAKCYGGDITRKRKLLEKQKEGKKRMRQVGSVEVPQEAFMSVLKLD; encoded by the coding sequence ATGCCAAGTGAAAGACAAAAATATATAAGAAATTTTTGCATAGTTGCTCATATTGACCATGGAAAATCTACTCTTGCTGATAGACTTATTGAAAAAACAGGTGTTCTTACTTCAAGAGAAATGCAAGAACAGGTTTTGGACAATATGGATCTTGAGAGAGAAAGAGGAATAACCATAAAAGCGCAAGCTGTCAGGATGGTATACAAAGCTTCTGATGGGCATGAATATATATATAACTTAATTGATACACCAGGTCATGTGGACTTCAATTATGAGGTGTCCAGAAGCTTGGCTGCCTGTGAAGGAGCAATTCTTGTTGTAGATGCTGCTCAAGGTATTGAAGCTCAGACTTTAGCAAATGTTTATTTAGCTATTGATCACAACCTTGAGGTAATGCCAGTTATTAACAAGATTGACTTGCCAAGCGCACAGCCTGAAGAAGTGAAAAGAGAGATTGAGGATGTTATAGGTATAGATGCATCTGAAGCTCCGCTTATTTCAGCTAAGAATGGAATAAATATAGATGAAGTTCTAGAAAAAATAGTGACTATGATTCCTTGTCCCGATGGAGACGAGGACGCTCCATTACGGGCACTTATTTTTGATTCCTTCTATGATAGCTATAAGGGTGTTATTGTATATATGCGAGTTAAGGAGGGTACTGTAAAAACTGGAGATACCATCCGAATGATGAACACAAAGAAGGAATTTGTTATAACAGAGTTGGGATATATGAAGCCGAGAGGATTGACGCCTGCTAATGAACTTAAGGCTGGTGATGTAGGTTATTTAGCAGCTAGTATTAAAAATGTTAGAGATACTCAGGTTGGAGATACTATTACTTTGGTAAGCAATCCTGCAAAGGAACCCCTTGAAGGATATAAAAAGGTTAATTCAATGGTTTTCTGTGGAATCTATCCTGCAGATGGCTCAAAGTATGGAGATTTAAGAGATGCTCTTGAAAAGCTTCAACTAAATGATGCTGCATTGACTTTTGAACCTGAAACCTCAGTTGCATTAGGCTTTGGCTTCAGATGCGGATTCTTGGGACTTTTGCATATGGAAATTATACAGGAGAGGCTTGAGAGAGAGTTCAACTTTGATTTGGTAACTACTGCACCAAGTGTTATATATAGGGTCACTACCAAAAAAGGTGAAGTGATTATGATAGACAATCCAACCAATCTTCCGCAAGTAACAGAAATAGAAATGATGGAGGAGCCAATTGTAAAAGCAACTATTATGGTTCCAACTGAATTCATAGGCAATATAATGGAACTATGTCAAGACAGAAGAGGTATATATAAGGATATGTCATATCTCGATGAAACAAGAACGGTATTGACATATGATATGCCTTTGAATGAGATTATATTTGATTTCTTCGATGCTCTTAAGTCTAGAACAAGGGGTTATGCTTCTTTTGATTATGAACTTTTAGGCTACAGAGAATCTGACTTGGTAAAGCTTGATATAATGCTTAATGGAGAAATCGTAGATGCATTGTCCTTTATTGTTCATAGAGAAAAGTCTGCCTCTCGTGGAAGAAGAATGGCGGAAAAGCTTAAAGAATCAATTCCTAGACAGATGTTTGAAATACCAATTCAAGCATGTATAGGTGGAAAAATTATTGCTCGTGAAACAGTAAAGGCATTTAGAAAAGACGTTCTTGCAAAATGCTATGGTGGAGATATTACCAGAAAGAGAAAGCTGCTTGAAAAGCAGAAGGAAGGTAAGAAACGTATGCGTCAGGTTGGTTCCGTAGAGGTTCCGCAAGAGGCATTTATGAGTGTGTTGAAGTTGGATTAA
- the spoIIP gene encoding stage II sporulation protein P: MRDIVRVQNGTSIYNSSNLGGMKKSTNKLPIIICATAGILLGSFAFKVSIAGINKTDTNDSSKSGLSDALNNKSTNYEAIDKFNDILFNSFGIDRYNPITILTANYPYFKMYYNNEYQDYLVQTQIELEKKALEEKKIQEAKEKALEANAQIKENTETAENTSSESSANTFQEVSSSITYEGDEEDEEKVTDSVVTSGKVNIINQTNYKIDVNKLLAEPLNLPNKKGPQILIYHTHTTESYLKNLEQLTMKNVESRTTDSKYNVTRVGEALINNLKKYDINVLHDTTIHDKDYNSSYGNSLKTLTKYVDKYSSLKMTIDLHRDAISGQKLRVVKTINGKNAAQIMFVIGTDSKLPNSKWKENLKLALKIQARLNELYPGLVKPVYISKNRYNQHLTNGSVIIEIGGDGNTIDECVRSTEYLARAINDVLYKSK, from the coding sequence ATGAGGGATATTGTAAGAGTTCAAAATGGCACTTCTATATACAATAGTTCAAATTTGGGGGGCATGAAAAAAAGTACAAACAAACTGCCTATAATTATATGTGCAACTGCTGGAATTTTATTGGGAAGCTTTGCCTTTAAAGTTTCTATAGCGGGAATAAATAAAACTGATACCAATGATAGTTCTAAGTCAGGATTATCAGATGCACTTAATAATAAATCAACAAATTACGAGGCTATTGACAAATTCAACGATATTTTGTTTAACTCATTTGGAATTGACAGGTATAATCCAATTACAATCTTAACAGCGAATTATCCTTATTTTAAAATGTATTATAATAACGAATATCAAGACTATCTTGTCCAAACGCAAATTGAATTAGAAAAAAAGGCATTAGAAGAGAAAAAAATTCAGGAGGCTAAAGAAAAAGCTCTAGAGGCAAATGCTCAAATTAAAGAAAATACTGAAACTGCTGAAAATACTAGTTCAGAATCTAGTGCTAATACATTTCAAGAGGTATCAAGCAGTATAACTTATGAGGGTGATGAGGAAGATGAAGAAAAAGTTACCGATTCTGTTGTAACTAGCGGTAAAGTTAATATAATAAATCAAACAAATTATAAAATAGATGTTAATAAGCTTTTAGCTGAACCCCTAAATCTTCCAAATAAAAAAGGCCCTCAGATATTGATTTATCATACCCATACAACCGAAAGCTATTTAAAAAATCTAGAACAATTGACAATGAAGAATGTTGAATCAAGAACAACAGACTCGAAATATAATGTAACTAGAGTAGGTGAAGCACTTATTAATAACTTAAAAAAATATGATATTAATGTATTGCATGATACTACTATTCACGATAAAGATTATAACAGTTCCTATGGAAATTCTCTTAAGACTCTTACAAAATATGTGGATAAATATTCTTCGTTAAAGATGACCATAGACTTGCACAGAGATGCTATAAGCGGGCAAAAGCTTAGAGTTGTTAAAACCATTAATGGGAAAAATGCAGCCCAAATAATGTTTGTTATTGGTACAGACTCAAAACTTCCTAACTCCAAATGGAAAGAAAACCTAAAGCTTGCATTAAAAATTCAGGCTAGGCTAAATGAATTATATCCTGGATTAGTAAAGCCCGTATACATAAGCAAAAACAGATACAATCAGCATTTAACTAATGGCTCAGTTATAATTGAAATAGGAGGAGATGGAAATACAATAGATGAATGTGTCAGAAGTACTGAATATTTAGCTAGGGCAATAAATGATGTTCTATATAAAAGTAAATAA